The following coding sequences lie in one Nerophis lumbriciformis linkage group LG02, RoL_Nlum_v2.1, whole genome shotgun sequence genomic window:
- the tex36 gene encoding testis-expressed protein 36, which translates to MSACFGKTQEAEMSAKMIKRGKRHYSPKGNDAKWFPHPDVPQTEGRNRELSTSTGLMLTQVTDSLPQAFDFERFPKLRMEHKTRTYPVSDINNRLSLHENIIVFDDVSTKPCVLCFASRFKSRRFATWSCQGAGRRKCPQDASMHRSHFCLCHDGRKGSVKVGDSVYRADYATQPTVEDTTATRRFPRDHKKKCEKTATAPGEGDFMWFGKHNRDEEISMEVLGFANLKTSIRP; encoded by the exons ATGTCTGCGTGTTTTGGTAAAACCCAGGAGGCCGAAATGTCTGCCAAAATGATCAAAAGGGGAAAGCGGCATTATTCTCCTAAGGGCAACGACGCCAAATGG TTTCCTCACCCAGATGTGCCGCAGACCGAGGGCAGGAATCGCGAGCTGTCCACCAGCACCGGGCTCATGCTGACCCAAGTGACCGACTCGCTGCCACAGGCCTTCGACTTTGAACGCTTTCCCAAACTGAGGATGGAGCAC AAAACCAGGACATATCCAGTGTCAGACATCAACAACAGGCTTTCCCTCCACGAAAATATCATCGTTTTCGACGATGTGAGTACGAAACCGTGCGTTTTGTGTTTCGCTTCACGCTTTAAAAGCCGACGTTTTGCCACGTGGTCTTGCCAGGGCGCGGGACGCAGAAAGTGTCCCCAGGACGCCAGCATGCACAGATCCCACTTCTGCCTGTGCCACGACGGCCGCAAAGGCAGCGTTAAAGTGGGCGACTCGGTCTACCGGGCCGACTACGCCACGCAGCCGACCGTGGAGGATACCACCGCCACCAGGCGCTTCCCGCGTGATCACAAGAAGAAGTGCGAGAAGACGGCTACGGCGCCGGGCGAAGGGGACTTCATGTGGTTTGGGAAACATAATCGTGACGAAGAGATCAGCATGGAAGTGCTGGGCTTCGCCAACCTTAAAACATCCATCAGGCCGTAG